The DNA region CGCTCGCGGAGCTTCGTGCTGCATTCGGCGGATGGCCGCATGGCCCTGAACGGCCGCTTCGATATCGATATCTCCGAGGACGTAGCGCGCCAGGAGGCTCTGGCCCGCATGCTGGCCCTGGCCACGGCCGCTGGCGCGCTGCTGAGCGCGGGGCTCGCCCGCTGGGTGGTGCACCGGGGCCTGCGCCCCCTGAGCCAGCTGGCTGAGCAGACGCAGGCCATGTCCGCCACCCGGCATCTCGGGCATCTGCATCTCTCGCCGCCGAGCGTCGAGCTGTCGCCGCTGGTACAGCATTTCAACGAACTCATCGACCGGCTGGAGAATGGCCGGGTGCAGCTGGAGTCGTTCAATGCCGATGTCGCCCATGAGCTGCGCACCCCGCTGACCGCCCTGATCGGGAAGACGGAACTGGCGCTGTCCCGTCCCCGCACCGAGGCGGAGCTCACGCAGACCCTGGCGTCCAATCTGGAAGAGCTGGGGCGCATGGCCTCCGTAGTGAACGACATGCTCTTCCTTGCCCGTGCGGACGGAGGGCAGCGCGCCCGGGTCGGAGCGCCGCTCAGCCTGGGGGCGTTGATGGCGGACCTGCTGGAGTACCACGAGGCCGATGCCGCCGAGCGCGGGCTGCAATTGCGCGTCGAGGGCGACCTCACCCTGCCCGTGGACGAACGGCTGCTGCAGCGGGGGGTGTCCAACCTGCTGAGCAATGCCAGCCGCTATGCGCTGCCGGGCAGCACCATCCGGATCGTGCTGAATGCGGCAGGGGCGGCAGGCCCCAGCGTCTCCGTGGTCAACGAAGGTCCCCGGATTCCGGACGCCGTGCTTCCGCGCCTGTTCGACCGTTTCTACCGGGGGGACGCTGCCCGGCAGCGGGAAGGCATGCACGCGGGGCTGGGCCTTGCCATCGTGGCGGCCATCGCGCGCATGCACGGCGGTGAGGTCTGGGCCAGCTCGGATGCGGATCGCACCGAGGTCGGGATCCGTTTCGCCCCTGCCACCGGCCTGTAAGGGCCGTGGCGGCGGCGCCCAAGCCGTCCCGAAGCGAGGCGTGCGCCCCGGTTCTTACTGCAGTCCGAGCTGCTTTCTCAAACTCGCGTCGACGGGCCCGAAGGGCATGAAGCGCCGCAGCTTGCTCAGAAGCGATGCCTGCCCTTTGGGAGGTGCGCGCATGCGCCAACGGCCCAGGGCCGCTTCGACGATCGTGTCGGCGACCAGCGTGGGCTCCACCGCATGCTTCAGGTGAGCCGCAACGGCCTGTGACACCACCTGCCGCTCGCGGTCGTAGGCCGCGATCGGTGACTCCACTAAGGGCGAGTTGGCCTCTAGCTGCGTCCTGGTGTAGGAGGGTTGAACCAGCGCCACGCGGATGCCGAAGGCGCGCACTTCATGGTCCAGTGTTTCCGACAGCCCCTCCACGGCGTGCTTGGATGCGGCATAGAGGCCCATGTAGGGCGCCGGGAGAAAGCCCAGGACCGAACTGAGGTTGACGATCCGGCCCGCCCGCTGGGCACGCATGTGCGGCAGTACCGCCTGCGTGGTGCGCATCAGACCGAACAGATTGGTCT from Paracidovorax wautersii includes:
- a CDS encoding oxidoreductase yields the protein MHNTTTVVVVTGVSSGIGRATAQAFVARGCQVFGSVRDLDHAVPLPGVELFEMDVRQDASVRRGIQFVIDRAARIDVLVNNAGVNLVGSVEETTVKEAAALFETNLFGLMRTTQAVLPHMRAQRAGRIVNLSSVLGFLPAPYMGLYAASKHAVEGLSETLDHEVRAFGIRVALVQPSYTRTQLEANSPLVESPIAAYDRERQVVSQAVAAHLKHAVEPTLVADTIVEAALGRWRMRAPPKGQASLLSKLRRFMPFGPVDASLRKQLGLQ
- a CDS encoding heavy metal sensor histidine kinase — translated: MPAWREPAADTRHSVLRRLAWQLGIGISLLLGAISMVVYLGVQQLHERAQSRLLAIKVQKLVETSNALLRPENQDFLRLLQANAVKRQGSRLQLHHEDGSAFYVDPADEAHVLSGQVRSRSFVLHSADGRMALNGRFDIDISEDVARQEALARMLALATAAGALLSAGLARWVVHRGLRPLSQLAEQTQAMSATRHLGHLHLSPPSVELSPLVQHFNELIDRLENGRVQLESFNADVAHELRTPLTALIGKTELALSRPRTEAELTQTLASNLEELGRMASVVNDMLFLARADGGQRARVGAPLSLGALMADLLEYHEADAAERGLQLRVEGDLTLPVDERLLQRGVSNLLSNASRYALPGSTIRIVLNAAGAAGPSVSVVNEGPRIPDAVLPRLFDRFYRGDAARQREGMHAGLGLAIVAAIARMHGGEVWASSDADRTEVGIRFAPATGL